One Candidatus Symbiobacter mobilis CR genomic window, GCGAGATAGCCGAGCTTGGTTATGGGTGACTGGCCGGAGCTCCAAGTGCGCAGGCAACGAGAACCCTGAGCCTGCTTGCAGTGCTTTGAGAAGCTGACGCAGGTCATGACCGGTGTTGTCTATATCCATACGGTCAAACAAGCTGCGGCCCTGCCGTTTGAGCCACACGGCCTTCAGACCGCATTCCACAGCGTACAAGAGCAGAAGACGGTGCGGGTTTTTGCAGGCATCGTCGGCCATAGAGGATGCTATGGATGACAGCTCTCGCCATGCTCGGCGCAATTCGCGGTCGGTAAAGGGAATAGCGCCCATACAGAGATTGTTCGCAGCCGGTTTTCCTACATTGCCAACGCTGGCTGATGGATAAGGTCAGTGCAATGCATCGCTGCGCTTTCTATCAATGCCTCTCGTTATAGCAGCACCCTGCGGAAGTCTTCCAGAATCCCCTGCAAGTGCGCAAGAAAACGCGCTGCGCCAGCCCCGTCGACGACGCGGTGATCCCAGCTTAGCGATAGGGGGAGCATCAGGCGCGGGACGAATGCCGTGCCGTTCCATGCCGGGGCTTGCTGGGCGCGGCAGACGCCAAGAATGGCCACTTCCGGCGCGTTGATGATGGGGGTGAAGTACCGCCCGCCGATCCCGCCCAGGCTGCTGATCGTGAAGGTCGCGCCGCTCATTTCCGCAGGCGATAGCTTGCCTTCGCGCGCCTTGGCTGCGAGCGCAGCGGTTTCTTGGGCAATCTGGACGATGCCTTTTTGGTCGGCGTCGCGCAGAACGGGGACGACCAGCCCTTGCGGGGTGTCCGCAGCAAAGCCGATGTGGTAATACTTTTTGAGCACCAGGGCATCGCCATCGAGCGAGCTGTTGAACGACGGGAATTTTTGTAGTGTTGCGGCGCAGGCGCGGATCAAAAAGGCCAGCATCGTCAGCTTGGTTCCCGCCGATGCCAGCTCCGCATTGATCGTGACGCGGAAGGCTTCGAGTTCGGTGATGTCGGCATCGTCGTGGTTGGTGACGGTGGGAATCCCCATCGCATTGCGGGTGAGATGCGCAGCGCTGATTTTTTGGATTCGGCCCAGCGGCTTGCGTTCGATGGGGCCGAATTTGGCGTGATCGACCTGCGGCCATGGGGGCAGATCAAGGGATGGGGATGCTGCCGCAGTGCCAGTCACCGGGTCAGGAACCGTTGCAGGCACCGCAGCGACGGGGGCGGAGGCCATAGAACGGACATCGTCTGCAGTGATGCGGCCATTCGGGCCGGTGGGCGGGACGGTGTCGAGCGGAACGCCCTGTGTACGCGCTTCCTGGCGTGCCAGCGGGGAGGCATGGATAGGCCCCTGCGCTATTGCAGCGGGTGGTGCAGCGGGTGGTGCGCTGGGCAAGGCTGATGCAGGGGAAGGTGTTGCAGGGGCAGTGCTCGGGGCAGAGGCTTGCGCCACGTCCGTGTCGAGCACCAGCAGCGCAGAGCCTTCGCGCACTTGGTCGCCGACCGCGACAAGCAGCGATTGCACGATACCGGCGTGGGTGGAGGGAATCTCCATCGACGCTTTGTCGGATTCGACGGTGACCAAACTTTGGCCTACGGAAATTCGATCACCGGGGGCGACGAGCAATTCGATGATGCCGACATCCGCAAAATCGCCGATATCGGGCACCTGGACGGTAAGGGAAGGCACGGTTTTTCTCCTGTTGGATACGGTAAGGAATACGGTGGGGGATACGGTGGGAATGCGGTACGGCTTATGCGTACAAGGGGTTCGGTTTGCCGGGGTCGATGTCGTACCGAGCCAGTGCCCGGGCCACTGTGTCGGGCGGCACTGCCCCTGCATCGGCCAGCGCACGCAACGCTGCAAGGACGATGAAATGGCGGTCTACCTCGAAATGCTTGCGCAGGCGGTAGCGGAAGTCGCTGCGGCCAAACCCGTCGGTGCCCAGCACCGTATAGCCACGGCCTGCGGGCAGATAGGGCCGGATCTGTTCGGCGAACGCACGCACATAGTCGGTCGATGCCACGACCGGCCCCGGGTGGTCGGCCAGTTGGCGGGCGACGAACGGGGTACGAACCGGCGCATCCGGGTGCAACAAACGGTGGCGCGCGCAATCCTGCCCTTCGCGTGCAAGCTCGGTGAAGCTGGGGCAGCTCCAAACATCCGCCTGCACCTGCCAGTCTTCGGCCAGCAGTTGCTGGGCGGCCAAGGCTTCGCGCAAGATCGAACCGCTGCCCAGCAGTTGCACGCGGGGGGCTGCATCCGGGGCGGCCTCAATGGCAGCGGGTTTGCAAAGGTACATCCCCTGCAGGATTTGTGCTTCCGTCCCTTCGGCCAAGCCGGGCATCGGGTAGTTTTCGTTGAGCAGGGTGACGTAATAGAAAACGTTCTCCTGCCGCCCGACCATGCGCTCCATGCCATGGTGCAGGATCACCGCGACTTCGTGTGCAAAGGTCGGGTCGTAGCTCACGCAGTTGGGGATGGCACTGGCCAGCAGGTGGCTGTGGCCATCCTCGTGTTGCAGGCCCTCGCCATTGAGGGTCGTCCGCCCCGAAGTGCCGCCGAGCAAGAAACCCCGCGCCTGCATGTCCCCGGCAGCCCAAGCCAGATCGCCGATGCGCTGGAATCCAAACATCGAATAGAAGACGTAGAACGGCAGCATGATGCGGTTGCTGGTGCTGTAGCTCGTCGCTGCGGCGATCCAACTGCTCATGCCTCCGGCTTCGTTGATCCCCTCTTGCAGGATCTGCCCGCGCTCGTCCTCGCGGTAGTACATCACCTGGTCTTTATCGACGGGCGTGTAGCGTTGCCCTGCGGGGTTGTAGATGCCGATCTGCCGGAACATCCCCTCCATGCCAAAGGTGCGTGCCTCGTCGACGAGGATGGGAACGATGCGCGGCCCCAGAGCAGGGTCGCGCAGCAGTTGCGTTAGAAAGCGGACGAAGGCCTGCGTCGTCGAAATCTCGCGCCCGCTGGCCGTCGGCGCCGTGACGGCGGAGAAAGCGGACAACGGGGGGACGGTGAACGTCTCGTCGCTGCGCGTGCGCCGGTTCGGCAGGTAGCCGCCCAAGGCTTTGCGGCGCTCGTGCAGGTAGCGCATTTCCGGCGAATCTTCCGGCGGCTTGCAGAACGGCACCTGCGCGATGTCTTCGTCGCGCACTGGAATTTGGAAACGATCCCGAAAGGCGCGGATGTCTTCGTCCTGGAGCTTTTTGATCTGGTGGACGTTGTTTTTGCCTTCGCCACTCTTGCCCATGCCAAAGCCTTTGACCGTCTTGATCAGCATGACGGTGGGCTGCCCCTGGTGCAACACGGCGGTGTGGTACGCGGCGTAGACCTTCTGGGGGTCATGCCCGCCCCGGCGCAGGTTCCAGATTTCCTCGTCGCTCATCCCCGCCACCAACTCCTTGGTGCGTGGGTCACGGCCAAAGAAGTGCTCGCGCACATAGGCGCCGTCGTTGGCGCGGAATGCCTGGTAGTCGCCGTCGAGGGTTTCCATCATTCGCCTGCGCAGCGCGCCATCCTGGTCCTGGCGCAGCAGGGGGTCGAGGTTGCTGCCCCACAGGAGTTTGATGACGTTCCATCCCGCTCCCCGGAATGTGCCTTCGAGTTCCTGGACGATCTTGCCATTGCCACGCACGGGGCCGTCGAGGCGCTGGAGGTTGCAGTTGACGACGAAGATCAGGTTGTCGAGCCGTTCGCGTGCGGCCAGCCCAATCGCGCCGAGGCTTTCGACCTCGTCCATTTCGCCGTCGCCGCAGAAGGCCCAGACCTTGCGGTGGGCGGTGTCGGCGATGCCCCGTGCGTGCAGGTATTTCAGGAACCGCGCCTGGTAAATGGCCATCAACGGCCCCAGCCCCATCGATACCGTGGGGAATTGCCAGAACTCCGGCATCAGCTTGGGGTGCGGGTAGCTCGACAGCCCACGTCCCTGCGTCTCCTGGCGAAAATGGTCGAGCTGTTCCTCCGTCAGCCTGCCTTCCAAATAGGCGCGTGCATAGATGCCTGGAGCCACATGCCCTTGCAGAAACAGCAAGTCCCCCCCATGGTTGGCGCTTTCCGCATGCCAGAAATGGTTGAACCCCGCACCGAGCAAATGCGCCACCGACGCAAAGGAACCGATATGCCCACCCAGGTCGCCCCCGTCTGTGGGGTGGTGCCGGTTGGCGCGGACAACCATCGCCATCGCATTCCACCGCATGTAGGCGCGCAGCCGTTCTTCGATGGTGATATCACCGGGGCATTGCGCCTCGTCTTCCGGGGTGATGGTGTTGACGTATGCAGTCTGCGCCGAAAAGGGCAGCGTCACCCCCTGTTGCCGTGCTTCGGAAATGACCGTTTCCAGCAGCGTGTACGCACGGTGGGGGCCTTCGCGTGCGATGACACCGCGCAAGGCATCGAGCCACTCACGGTCTTCCTGGGGGTCGTCGGCGGGATGCTTGTCGGTTGGCAAAGCGGGGGACATGGACTTTCTCCTCGAAGTACGAAAACGCCGTCGGCAATGGTAGACGACGCGGGGAGAGCGCAAGGCAATCAGGTAGGCAACGGCTTCTAACCGTCG contains:
- the aceE gene encoding pyruvate dehydrogenase (acetyl-transferring), homodimeric type; amino-acid sequence: MSPALPTDKHPADDPQEDREWLDALRGVIAREGPHRAYTLLETVISEARQQGVTLPFSAQTAYVNTITPEDEAQCPGDITIEERLRAYMRWNAMAMVVRANRHHPTDGGDLGGHIGSFASVAHLLGAGFNHFWHAESANHGGDLLFLQGHVAPGIYARAYLEGRLTEEQLDHFRQETQGRGLSSYPHPKLMPEFWQFPTVSMGLGPLMAIYQARFLKYLHARGIADTAHRKVWAFCGDGEMDEVESLGAIGLAARERLDNLIFVVNCNLQRLDGPVRGNGKIVQELEGTFRGAGWNVIKLLWGSNLDPLLRQDQDGALRRRMMETLDGDYQAFRANDGAYVREHFFGRDPRTKELVAGMSDEEIWNLRRGGHDPQKVYAAYHTAVLHQGQPTVMLIKTVKGFGMGKSGEGKNNVHQIKKLQDEDIRAFRDRFQIPVRDEDIAQVPFCKPPEDSPEMRYLHERRKALGGYLPNRRTRSDETFTVPPLSAFSAVTAPTASGREISTTQAFVRFLTQLLRDPALGPRIVPILVDEARTFGMEGMFRQIGIYNPAGQRYTPVDKDQVMYYREDERGQILQEGINEAGGMSSWIAAATSYSTSNRIMLPFYVFYSMFGFQRIGDLAWAAGDMQARGFLLGGTSGRTTLNGEGLQHEDGHSHLLASAIPNCVSYDPTFAHEVAVILHHGMERMVGRQENVFYYVTLLNENYPMPGLAEGTEAQILQGMYLCKPAAIEAAPDAAPRVQLLGSGSILREALAAQQLLAEDWQVQADVWSCPSFTELAREGQDCARHRLLHPDAPVRTPFVARQLADHPGPVVASTDYVRAFAEQIRPYLPAGRGYTVLGTDGFGRSDFRYRLRKHFEVDRHFIVLAALRALADAGAVPPDTVARALARYDIDPGKPNPLYA
- a CDS encoding 2-oxo acid dehydrogenase subunit E2, whose product is MPSLTVQVPDIGDFADVGIIELLVAPGDRISVGQSLVTVESDKASMEIPSTHAGIVQSLLVAVGDQVREGSALLVLDTDVAQASAPSTAPATPSPASALPSAPPAAPPAAIAQGPIHASPLARQEARTQGVPLDTVPPTGPNGRITADDVRSMASAPVAAVPATVPDPVTGTAAASPSLDLPPWPQVDHAKFGPIERKPLGRIQKISAAHLTRNAMGIPTVTNHDDADITELEAFRVTINAELASAGTKLTMLAFLIRACAATLQKFPSFNSSLDGDALVLKKYYHIGFAADTPQGLVVPVLRDADQKGIVQIAQETAALAAKAREGKLSPAEMSGATFTISSLGGIGGRYFTPIINAPEVAILGVCRAQQAPAWNGTAFVPRLMLPLSLSWDHRVVDGAGAARFLAHLQGILEDFRRVLL